The Equus caballus isolate H_3958 breed thoroughbred chromosome 25, TB-T2T, whole genome shotgun sequence nucleotide sequence CCAGGTCCGCAAGTCCTTGTGGGGTCTGGGGCTTGTTAGACCGGGAAAGCTGCCTTCGGGGAGGAGCAGGACATGTGGAGAGAGGTCAGCAGAACATGTGGGGATAGGTCACGTGCTGCCTCAGAACCTGCTAAGTCCAACATCAGCATGTgacaggagggaaactgaggcaagagggGAGAACCCAGAGGAAAAAGTGACAGGGAGTCTGAAGGCGGGGTGGGAAGGACCAGCATCTTTCAGGCCCTGAGCCAGAGTGGGTGAGAGGGAGACTTCCATGTACTCATCCCTCCTGGCTTCTGGCAGTGTGAGCAGGGGCTCTGGTGAGTCGGGGTGAGTCCTGAACAGCTCCAGCACACAGGGCTGTGTGCAGGGCAGCCAGGCTTGAGGGGGCTGCAGTACCTGGACCGGTCCTGCGGGGCCCCACCTTTGGGCCCTGCcctggaggggaggcagagagggggctGCAGCCTCATCCCCGCTGGGCCTTCACTGAGTCTTTTTGGTCACCTTCTGGTTCTTCAGCAGCACATAAATGATGAACACTCCTGGAATAAACAGACCAGAAAGGCCAGGTCAGATTCGGGCTCGAGGCTGCCGGGAGGCTTGAGCAGGGCACAGCATGGTGGAGTGACCCACACGCAGGGCCAAGCACCTACCCAACCACCCTCCAGGCCACCTGGTCATCTCCCTGgtcattcatcaagccacacatCCAcctatattcattcaacaaacaccaaCTGAGTGCCTACCGCAGGCAATTTGCTGTATTTGGTGTTTCAGATTCTATGGGGAACAAGATCCACCCAACTACCCATCTACTCATCCACTACCTGTTCACCTCCCTACCTGCCCACCCAACACCCAtcacccccccacccaccccccatcTAGTTATCGGATTGTTGACTCAGCCACATACTTTCTTGAGCCACTCAGTGCCAGGAACCTCAGGCCAGGCCTGTGCTGGGAGCTGAGGACATGGTAATGATGAAGCCACAGTCCCCGCCCCGGGGAAGCCCACCCACTAAACCACGGGAGACAGAGAAGTGCAGGAATCATGAGCCAGGGTGACAAGGGGGTGAGAGGTGATTGAGGTGTGAGCAGTGAGGATGGCAGTGGTAGAGGGagcaggaagaaaggagacaTCCCGTTTGAGTCCAGTGAGCCTGAGGCATGGGAGACTGATTTGCAGCCCTGAGGGGGAACAAGAACACCCCAGGGGGTGAGTTGGGGACAAGGAGCCTCAAGCAGATGTACAGCAAGTGCCAAAGTGTGGCAGCACATTCAGGGGTGGGAGAGGGTCATGGGGCCCCCCAGACACTCTGCCCAGGGTGGGGGAGTGATGACTTACCCACAAACAGGAGCAGCAGGAGGCCGGCGGCCAGTGGGATGGCAACAGCATAGGCTCGGGGCAGGAAATACTTGTGGATGACATGCTGGCTGTCGATGAATGGCTGCCACCGAGGGCAGAGCTCTGATGAGCATCCTCGCCTTGCCAAGCCCCCCAGCCCAAACATCCCACCTCCTCCATCTCAGGGGCTGACCCCATTCAAAGCACGGGACagcatttgcttttctttaagaTGACGGCATTTTGGGTGCCCTGgtttgcttccttccttcatttatttaatagttgTTACTGAGCACTTGTCTGGTGCCCACCCTAAGTTGGTGCAGGGGACCTGGCAGTGAACAGAAGGCAAAAGACTTGCCCTAAGGCCCTTACAGCGTCGCAGGGGCAAAGGGTACCTGAGGAATCCTTGAGTGATTCCCAATCTGGGCTCCAAGGTTTTCTTTACTAATATTTTCTCCAAAGGATACCAAGTTCTGCAGGATTCTGCCTTCTGAGAACACTGCACTTCTTAAGCAGTAATCAACAAGTTTCCCCACAAGAAAAAAAGGCTACAGGCTCTCAACAAAATCCATTAGCACTCGTCATGCCCAGAAGCCAGCGGGATAACCAGAAGGACTGGAACTCCCATCAAAGGCAAAGCAAATCAGGAACAGGGCTTACAGTGTAGCGGTTAACGATGCCACCTTGGGCCCGAccctcctccctgagcctcagcctgATTTATAAAACGGGGACGCCACTAGCGTCTTCCCCATAGCGCTGGTCTGGAGCTTTCACGAGATATGCAGGCACTAGCACAGTTAAATGATGCCAGGAGTCGGCTTCAAGATCCAGGGTTGGGAGAAGCTGAGAGAGGGCGGGGCAAGCACACGTACCAAGAGAATCACCCAGGCGGTGTAGTAGGTGAAGATGATCAGGCTAACGGCGACGAGCCCGAGTCCCACCACCTGGTCTGTCCCCGTGGCCTGGAGAAAAGGGAGGGCTCAACTGACGAAGTGACTCTCCATCCAGGGGCACTAACAGAGGCGGGTGTCGCAGCCTGATTACGCTCTAAGCTTCCCGTTCACTCAACTGACGTGTCTGACGCGACTGACTAGGATCAGTTTCTCCGCTGGGAGAGAGAGTGCCGCCCCTCGGCGTTCTCATCCGTACGACGGACCGACGGGGGAACAATTCCGGTTCCGACTGCCTAAGCCCTGGCTCCTGAACAGACCCGGGACCCCACCCCTAAACGCCCCCGAACGCCAGCACTCGGCCCTAAGCTCACCATCTCACCCGCCCTCCAGCACCAGAGCGGCAAGCCACGTCCGGTTCTGGATCCGGGCCCTTCTGGCCTTGTGCCGCGGGGCACACTGGGAGTCGTAGTCCTTAGGCCGGCCCAGGACTACGTTACCCAAACAGGTAGGCACCGCCTTCGCCTTTGCATGTCGGGAAATGTAGTCTCCCAATGGAATTGTGTTCCTAAATCTCCGGAGGGAAGGGGACGGAGTTGGGAACCCAGACTGATTGGCACTTGTGGTTTCAATCCTGTCTAACTCgctccaaaaaaaccccaccgaTCTTTAAATATTCCAGAGTCCGAAAGCCAGagggggatggaggtgggggtcGGAAGTCCCATctgaaaattgaggctcagagagagaccAGGACTTGCAGGAGATCACAACTCGAGTCAGTGGCGAAGCCGAAACCCTGATCCGGGGGTCCTACTTCCTCGTCCCGATGCCCTAATTTGTCTGTTGAGGGGACAGTGGAGAGAACGTTCCTGGGGTGGAAGGAGGAGGGGTGCCCGAGCCCGCAGGGATGGGGAGGATTTCGATTGGCTGTGAGAGGCGCGCCCTCTTACCATCGCCTGGCTTCCCTGGCGACCCTTCCGGGTGTCCCCTCTTCACTGCACGGATGAGGCCGGAGtgaccctccctcccctcaccggCTGCCTCTGGGGTCCTGGGTGACGCGGCAGCCCAGGCAACAGCCTAGACAGTTCTTGGGACTGGCCGCTTGTtcaggcccctccccaggcttGGAGGCCCTTTCCTCTGAGAGCAAAGGGAGCTTGGGCCTGATCTCCTTTCGCGTCTCCTCCAGCTCCGGCGTCTGGAACGGTCTTCCCACAGCTCGCGGGGCTGGCTGCTCCTCACCCATCAGGTCTCACTGGGATGCCACCCATCCCAGGGAAGCGACCTTCGCAGCTGGGCCAGGGTTCCCTCGTCAGTGCTCCACAGCCCCAAGCATGTCTCCCTAAGGACACTTGTCCCCGCATTTTCGTTACCTGATTTACTTGCTGTTCTGGCCCACCTGACTGAGCTCCCTGAGGATAGGGTCTGTGgtcactgctgtgtcctcagtgcctagaatggGGCTTGGCACAAAGGAGCTTTCAATCACCCAACATGCTTTAAGATTCTGTGATGTTTCTCAATCCTGGAATGCTAGAGTATAGCGTCCAGGGACTCCAGGCCTCCTGAGGGATTGCGTGGAGGCTCGGCCTGCTGTCTCCTCTTGGCGGGGTGGGAGATTTAGCAAGTTAAATACAGGACGCGCAGTTAAATTGgtatttcagataaacaacgaatACTTATATTAAAAACCTGAAATTCCCATTTAACTGGTCGTCCTATATTTTTTCTAGCAACCTGGCCTCTCGCTGGCCCTGTGACCTTTACTTGAGCTGTTTTTCTCCTCGATCAAGTGGGGTTAACAACAGCGCTTCCCGCCGCGTGAGAGAGTGGAGGGGCAGCTCGTGGGACAGtcaggattcgaaccctgggcACTCTCACGGCACAGCCGGGGCTCTGACCACTTACTGTCACCTCCCAAATGCCCTGAGGAGTCCTCCAAATGGAAGCCGAGCCAGTGCAGGGCCCCTGCGGATGCTGAAATGGGTCCCATTTGAAGGCTCAGACCAGGTCCCTCAGGGATTTCAAACTCAGGGGCCAGAAAGGGTTGAAGGGGCAGATATGGGGCAGTAGGGAGGGGCGGGCCTGTGGTGAGGTAAGAGCAAACTTCCTGTCTCAGGGTTTTTTCCACAAAAGGCTGCCTGGGCCAGAAAGTTCATCTTCCCACCCccatcacccccacctccctccagagGGCCCTGGCCTGGGGACTAGCCTGGGCTCCTGCTCTGGCCCCATTTCAACTGTATTGGGTATCTGCCCTGGCTCAGAGATGTGCCAAGGCTACTGTCCTGCAGGAGCAAAGCCAAGACCCCCGGGCTGCTGCTTCCCTCCATGCCTCTCCCCATCCTGTTGGGGGTGGGGACGGGGAGCTGCCCACATGGCCCTGCCCCCAGGGACCCCTCTGAGCATAAGCCTTCCttgtctcccccaccccagctgggcACACCTCACAGGTAGTGGTCCAAGGTCAGTCTCTCTCACGGGCCCTCGTTCACACAAGGCAAGGCACACGGTGGGTCCCCAACACCAGAGCCTCTTGGCGCTCCCCCCGCCGAGTCCTCACCCTTCAAGTCTCTCTCCTCATAGACCCAACCCCAGGGGACCGTGGTGAGGAGTCCCCTGTGGATTCATCCATCACCCACAATGGCTGGTGAGGTGACGAGTCCTTCCCCAGAGAGGCAACCCCTCCTTGCTAGAGCCACGTGGAGACAGGGGCGTGCCCCAATGTCCCGGGCTCCCGGAGCAGAGGAGGATCAAACATCCCCAGTGGAATTGAGACTGGGAAGGCCGGCAGCCTCAGATGTAGCTCCTCAGTTTGGTTTTGGAAAAAACCCACTCTTCTCACCTAGACCTTCAAGGCCCTGCACAGTCTGgactcctgcctccttcttaaTCACTGTTTGCCCACCCTGGCCACCCTTCTGGCCCCCAATCACACTAAAGCtcattcctacctcaggacctttgcacttgcagtATCCTCTGCCCCTTGACTGGTCCATTCACATGGCTGGCTCCTGGTCAtgcaactcaaatgtcacctcctcagaaagtCCCCCTCCAACCATCGTGTCCAACGCTGCACCCCCATCCCTCGAGTCCCACCTTGACTTATCTTTTTCATGGAACTTGCCACACTCTGAAGCACCCCATGTATTAAGTGGTTTTCTCATTTGTGGTCCACCTGCCCACTGGACTTTAAGCTCCATGTGGGCAGTCCGGCCAGTCATGTTCTCGGGGCTTTCCCAGTGCctgcacagcgcctggcacacccTACGGGCTAGGTAACGTCTGTGGAATGAGCAAGTTAGGAGAGCCAGGAGTCCTGGGCCCTGTGAGATCTTGGATGAGTCActtccctctccagcctcaggccTGACCTCAGCCTACTGCCAGAGACCCAGAGGGGTGGGGCTGAGCCGTCCCCTTCTGTGAGCGCAGGACTCTGGGGCTCTGGCAGCCTTGTCGGATCCAGACTccagggaaaccgaggcccaaagGTCCTGCCGAgcttcctccccccaccctcctccacctACTACCCTTTACTCAGCCTCCCGGTTTATCTGACCTtacagcctggcacacaggaggtgttGGAATGAGCAAAGGAAGGGCAGGGTCAGCTCAGAGCGCCGCCGAGGGCAGCCTGGCAGGGCCCATTGTCTGGGGCCCCCTGGAGGAGGCGGTAGCCTCACCCTCCTGTGGGCCCCCAGGCTTAACGCACTCCATGTCTCAGCTTCCTGCTGAGCCCAAACAAGAAATTCTCCATGGCTTGTGccagctcagagaggctgagcaaCCACCCAAGGTCACCCAGACGACTGGGGGTGAGGTCAACAGTCTATTTTCTAGGAACCCACCCTCCAGCCCTGCAGCATAAGctatccctttcctctcccttccccatcaGCCATTTTTCGTTTTCTCAAAGGCTGATGGGGTGGCAGTGTTTGGTGTAGCTGAGCAGCTTTCCCGAGGTCCAGAGTCCTCCAGTCCTGGGGGTCAGCTCTTGGCCCAGAAAGCCCCCCACCACGCTGTTCCCACCCACTCTGAACTCCAGCCGCAGggaaatgtttctttctctcaaatGCCAGGCTCTCCCTCACCCCGGACCTTTGCTATGCCCTCGGCCTGGAACCCTCCCAGGGCTGCACCTGACTCTTCTGGTCTCAGCTTAGAGGACACAGCCATCCAGTAATTAGGCGGGGGCCCCTTCCCTGAGCTCCAGGGCCCCACGCTCCTTCACGAGGCTTTGTCACACCCGGTTGCTTTTGTAAAGACCCCTCCCCTCTGGACTGTGAGTTCTGTGAAGGTGGACTCTGCATCTTGCTCCACCCCCTGGTCCCCATCACCCAGCAGAGGGCCTgtcacatagcaggtgctcaatgaatatttaatgCGTTAATGAGGTCcgttttcatcctttcacttttacaGATTAGAccactgaggcacagacaggtttAGCAccttgcccaggtcacacagccaggcccCAGAGGAAAGGACGGCTTGGGCATGGTCGGATTGGACGGGGGTCAGAGGCCCGGCTGGagtttcctggaggagggagaaggaaggatcAGGGGCTGTGGAGCCACTTTGCTCTGCTCTGTTCC carries:
- the LOC100070379 gene encoding dolichol phosphate-mannose biosynthesis regulatory protein isoform X1 — its product is MATGTDQVVGLGLVAVSLIIFTYYTAWVILLPFIDSQHVIHKYFLPRAYAVAIPLAAGLLLLLFVGVFIIYVLLKNQKVTKKTQ